A single region of the Gossypium arboreum isolate Shixiya-1 chromosome 12, ASM2569848v2, whole genome shotgun sequence genome encodes:
- the LOC108477187 gene encoding benzaldehyde dehydrogenase, mitochondrial-like: MTAASRISSFLSRSLLSKGRICGVGRSVACSYTTAAALEKPFTPSIKVNYTKLLINGNFVDSASGKTFPTYDPRTGDVIAHVAEGDAEDINRAVSAARKAFDEGPWPKMTAYERSRILFRFADLIDQHTEELATLETWDNGKPYEQAAKIELPMISRLIRYYAGWADKIHGLTVPADSPHLVQTIHEPIGVAGQIIPWNFPLLMFAWKVGPALACGNTVVIKTAEQTPLSALYAAKLLHEAGLPPGVLNVVSGFGPTAGAALATHMQVDKLAFTGSTETGKIVLELAAKSNLKPVTLELGGKSPFIVCKDADVDKAVELAHFALFFNQGQCCCAGSRTYVHESVYDEFLEKAKARALKRSVGDPFVAGIEQGPQIDSEQFEKIMRYIRSGVESGATLETGGERIGDKGFYIQPTVFSNVKEDMLIAKDEIFGPVQSILKFKDINEVIRRANTTSYGLAAGVFTQDIDTANTLTRALKVGTVWINCYDVFDAAIPFGGYKMSGQGREKGIHCLSNYLQVKAVVTPLKDPAWI, from the exons ATGACAGCGGCTTCCCGAATTTCTTCCTTCCTTTCTCGTTCTCTCCTCTCTAAAG GGAGGATCTGTGGAGTGGGCAGATCAGTGGCTTGTAGCTACACCACCGCTGCCGCTTTAGAGAAACCATTCACTCCTTCTATCAAGGTCAACTACACCAAGCTTTTAATTAATGGCAACTTTGTTGATTCTGCTTCAG GCAAAACTTTCCCAACATATGATCCCAGGACAGGAGATGTGATTGCTCATGTAGCTGAAGGTGATGCTGAAGATATAAATCGAGCAGTTTCTGCTGCTCGAAAAGCGTTTGATGAAGGACCCTGGCCAAAGATGACTGCTTAT GAGAGATCAAGGATATTATTCCGATTTGCTGATCTTATTGACCAACATACCGAAGAACTTGCAACACTTGAGACTTGGGATAACGGAAAGCCATACGAACAAGCTGCTAAGATTGAACTACCCATGATCTCACGTCTTATTCGGTACTATGCTG GTTGGGCGGACAAGATTCATGGTCTTACAGTTCCAGCTGATAGTCCACACCTTGTGCAAACCATACATGAACCAATTGGTGTTGCTGGTCAAATTATTCCGTGGAATTTTCCTCTTCTAATGTTTGCTTGGAAGGTTGGACCTGCCTTGGCATGTGGTAATACTGTCGTTATTAAGACAGCTGAGCAGACACCATTGTCTGCTCTTTATGCTGCCAAGCTACTTCACGAG GCTGGACTTCCTCCAGGTGTTCTCAATGTGGTTTCAGGGTTTGGTCCAACTGCTGGCGCTGCTCTTGCTACTCATATGCAAGTCGACAAG CTTGCTTTCACTGGATCAACCGAAACGGGAAAAATTGTCCTTGAGTTGGCTGCAAAAAGCAACCTTAAGCCCGTAACATTGGAGCTCGGAGGAAAATCGCCTTTTATTGTATGCAAGGATGCTGATGTCGACAAGGCGGTTGAGCTTGCCCACTTTGCTTTGTTCTTCAATCAG GGACAATGTTGCTGTGCTGGCTCTCGTACATACGTACATGAGAGTGTGTATGATGAATTTTTAGAGAAGGCAAAGGCACGTGCATTGAAACGTAGTGTTGGCGATCCATTTGTAGCAGGCATTGAACAAGGCCCTCAG ATTGATTCAGAACAGTTTGAAAAGATCATGAGGTACATAAGATCAGGTGTTGAAAGTGGAGCAACTCTAGAGACCGGAGGGGAGAGGATAGGGGACAAGGGCTTCTATATTCAACCCACAGTTTTCTCCAACGTAAAG GAGGACATGTTGATTGCGAAGGATGAGATATTTGGTCCAGTTCAGTCTATCCTGAAATTCAA GGACATCAACGAGGTTATTCGGAGGGCAAATACGACGTCATATGGACTGGCAGCGGGTGTGTTTACGCAGGACATAGACACAGCAAACACCTTGACACGAGCACTGAAAGTGGGAACAGTGTGGATAAACTGCTATGACGTGTTTGATGCAGCGATCCCATTTGGTGGGTACAAGATGAGTGGACAAGGCAGAGAAAAGGGTATTCACTGTCTCAGCAATTACTTGCAAGTGAAGGCCGTTGTCACTCCCTTGAAGGACCCTGCATGGATTTAA